The genomic window GTTTTGCGAGTGATATCTTTCGGTCAGGTATACAAGTAAGTAGTGTAGCTTTGCCCTATTACAACACCGAAGTTGTATCGTCTCAGATCGGCTGAAGGTGAGCTTGTTTCTTAGAAGATCTTAAATGTAGCTAGCAACGTCCCTACAGAAGATTTCTCTGAATCTCATGCAGTCTAAAGTCACAGTAAATAGGAAGCATGTAATATACGCAATGTTGTTTAGTCTTTGTTTGCAGCCTTTCTCTTTTCCAACTCAGGCCGGCTTTCAGTAACATAGGGCAAAACTGACATGCTAGCTTCTTTCACGATTGCTTTCAGTCTCTCTGTACCGTTTCTCACGTTGGCGTAGGTCCGTTGCATCGAGTTAAATCGGGCATGAATGGACTCTGCACCCTGTTCACAATGAAACTCCAGTCCAATCTTCCATATCCACACCCATGGCATCACGTGATCTTTCAACATGTGCAGTTTAGCAATTGTTGAGACTGTGGGCAACGTAGATCTGTAGTTTCAATAAAATTTGTGATATTGACGTCTACAACATACACGTGCAGTAAGTTCTCATGTTACTTTTGCAGCAATTTGTTAGAACTGATTCATAAGCTAATGTTTCCATTTTATGTTTGTCCAGTTTTGGCTAACACTTTAACCATTATGGCAAGCTGCAAATAGTATGAATGTTACCGTAAATGCTTGAGCAATGTTTTCTGCTGTTGCCCTTGTTACTGCGAGGTCCTGGGGCACGGCCGTTGCAAGAGAATTGCAAAGCTTTTCTATGTTGTCTCCCTGTATAGTATAATTTATTGTTGAATAAgcaaattttataaattgaGATGCTTAAAATAACCTGGCAGCACTTGTGAATGTGGTTGCCTATGAATGAGCCTCCATGATAGGTTTATTTTTGAATGCCTAATTTCAGGTGGTGTCTTATCTAAAGCGCAGACTCTAGGGCCATCATGAAGTGGAAAAGACTCCGATCTGAGGGCTTTTTCTTGATCCTCCTGCAATGGGATGTAACATTAGCCATGTGTCATtaatatagtaattaattaatacatagcTTGGTGCGGATTACAACCATAAATCAATATTGTAACAACTCACGAGTTGATCTGCCTGTGCTGTGAGCTGTTTGGCTTGATCGTATATTTGTATTACAGTGGTGAAGTTGCCTCTGTGTTGGTGCTTCCTGTGAGATTTATCAAGTTGGCTTCCAACTTATTCTTTCGCACTTCCTCTTTTAACTTCTGTGCTTCTCGTACTCTTGATATGTGTTGCTTAAAAGAAGATGCAGTTGCATGTCCAATGTGGGTTGGAGCCCTCTCACTTTCTTCGATGACTCTTTGATTGTCTATTTTATGGGCCGCTCGTTCCAGTTGATCGTAGAGTTTAGCAAAGACTCCTAGACTAATAGGTAATGCTGAGATGGCTACCTGCAATGGttacaaaaattattattacatgtcgtgctcaaccagatcagtctgattACAACGATAAGGCTTATTTATGATAGTGCTTTTGCTCTTACAGGGTCAATTGGAACAGCTGCTAGGTGGGGCCTAATAACATTGTTATAGAATTTTGCTCTTTGTTATTTTGCTCCCTTATTCTGTAAATTTTCTGAAGTCTGTAATGAGCTGGATCAAGACTCCTTTGTTCTGATGGTGTTCTTTCTGCAGCTGGTTTTGCCATTTGTGAACTGTCGATTAGACACCATAAGCAACAGTGACGACCTATGGTAGGGAGGAGGTACATGCTACAAGCACTATGAGAGCCATGTAATGACATAACACTACCAAAACACTGAAGGTCCAAATAAACCCATACATCTTGCAGAGAAATTCGTAATCTCCAGAAAGAAACAGTCTGACTTTCTTTGCTCTAACCAAGAAAAAGAACAAGTGTAATAAGAATACATTactttgtgtttatctgtttactTCCAGTCAGTTGTGGTTAGTTCCTGCAGCTGCTCTTGGTATCTTCCTACAGCTATGTTGAAGTTAGCTACTGTATCAGCAGCTTCATGTAATGACAGAGGTGTTCTTCACTGAGTTGACTGCTGCAACATTTGCTATCTGCACAGCTGGCTTGAAAGTGATCCCACTCTTGTCTCCAGCAAGCTTAATCCGCACTTCATCAGCAGGAATGGCATTGTCAAGCCACACTAATGCATCAGCTCTGCagaaaaaaacaaaatttaatatgaTAAGTTTTTGAGAAAGGTCTAAATCACACACGATTCAAACTGCTCGAGAAGTGAGTGGACTACAGATTTGGGTGAAGATATGTAAATACATGGGGCAGGTCCAACTCTTCACCGCCACCTGGTAGTTTGAAGGTGAACACAACTTCTTCAGCTTCTAAGTCTTGCGGCAACCAATCTAGCATGAGCTGTCGTTGCTTTTTTCAATGGAAAGAGACACACCCCACTTTGATAGCCATCTGTAATGTATGGTAATTTCTATCAGAAGACTAGCTAAacattgattaataaattttttaattaccGTCTTAGAGCTGTCAACTTGCTCCAAGGAATTGAAAGGTCTGCTTTTAAGCCAAGGCCTTCTGTGGTCGAGACTCTATTGTATTTCCTGGAAGCCAGCTTCCTTTAGAAGCTCTTGTCTTTCTCCTGCCAAACGCTTTGCCTCGTGAATAAGATGCCTGTTTACTGCTTCCTGCCCTCCACTGATGGCTTCACGAACACGTACAATTTGCATAGTTCTACCCCTCACGGTTGCTTCAGAAAATGCAGTAGACGACACGAGTGGCTTTGGCACACGAAAGTATGTCAATGGCAATAAAGAGAAACGCAAACTCCACTTCATactagtattaattaatttagttaattagttatgTAGTAGTCCAATAGTACTTCAAAACGAAAAATCGTGAAATGCTTTGATGCGCCTTAGATCtttatatatgtgtgtgtgtgcgtgcgtgtgtgtgtgtgtgtgtgtgtgtgtgtgtgtgtgtgtgtgtgtgtgtgtgtgtgtgtgtgtgtgttttctaaGTTTTCTAAATATCTTCTTATTTCTTTCTTAAAAGCACAGCTAGCAACACACTGTGGTCATTAGAAGATTTCTTAGCAGCGCGTGTCTCCAGTCTTAATATTCCTAATGACACAGATGACAGGCAAAAGATAGCAGTGAGAAGGAAACACATATGAAAGGATACTAAACGAGCACTTAGACGTGCTGGAATTCAAGATTATAAGGGCTTGTCTATTACTTTCATTGGTGAAACAGCTGTTGATGATGGAGGACCTCTTCGAGAATTCTTTCGCCTTCTCATACTTGAAACTGGAAATGTTGTTAGCATCTTTTGTGGATCAGAAGGAAAGAGAGTTCCAGCACACAATGTTTTGGCTTTACAGCGAAACGAGTATTTCTTTGTTGGAAAGTGTATTGCTTTGTCAATCACTTACGGTGGACCAGGACCACATTTCTTCAGTAAAAGTATTGCAAGATATCTGTGCGGAGAGTCGATTACTAGTCCTGAGCTAGAAGTTCCAGACTATGAAATCAGAGAGAAGATTGAAAAGGTAAAGTGTACTATATGTACATAATCATTATTTCATCTAGGTAACTGACGTAGAAGCCAGATTCCATTTCATTtgcattgtgtttgttgaaaAAGATGCACCAGGTTTGCCTGCTGCTTTTTTGATGTAATTCAGTCTTTTGGACTAGCTGTCACTTTGTCTAATTCAAAGTAGTTTTTCTGTGAATTGCTTCATCGTGATCAGGGTTCCCATACTTCTGCGTCATGTCAGGTCAACAATTTCCGTGTCAGAACGTGTTAGTGTAATGTCACTCAATATAACTTACAGCAACGCTACACAAACAACTGCTTCAACAACATGTCAAGCTGGAGCACAGGTCTGGCTGCATGACGTACTATAGAAAAAGAACCAAATTGCATGTAGTCGCGCTTGAACTTCTCCTTGCTACAGTAGCATGAACAGCAGTAGAGTCAAAagaacaaaaaacaaaacacattttatGATTTAGGGACCATCGGTAATTACTGTATTTTGGTTTAGTCCGTAGTCATGAAAAAGGGATGGTGGATTAGACAATGTAAGAATTTTAAAATACTATTTCGGTAGTCTACTATCCATTATGCAAACTTTCAATTCTCAGTGTTGCGTTGTTTAACTTGCATTCTTCAAGAACTTGTTTTCAATGTGTTCGCGCACAAAAAGCGAGTACATGTGTAATAATTGAATTACTAATCATGATATTTCCTGCAGAAATGTCAAAGATCGGGTAGTTTCTAATCACAAAGTGTGAACATTGAATGGGTTCTCTAAAAATcatatataatatttaacTTGAAGAATGTGGGAGTGAGTAGGGGGGTTctgaaaatttgaaaaatagttACGAATCACCCCTTACAGGACAGATAATCAACTACAGACTCAGAGTatatgtcattgttgttgCAGGTTAGCAAAGTTCAGACAACTGAACAGCTCCGTGTTCTGCTTGACAGTGAGGAATTATCATTTCGCTTTGAATTTGGTTTTAGTGCTCCCAACCGTGAACTTAATTTGGAAGACAAATCAGACATAGTGAAGAGCCTGAGTTTTCATTACTTGGTTTATGCCAATCGAGCTGAGCTAGATCAACTTATGGATGGACTTCAGCTAATGCAACAAAACTCCACACTTTTCAGACCACTATTACAGTTGACAACAATACCTTTATTGACCACTTCACAAATGTTGAAGTTGTTCAAACCTGTCTGGTCTGAACTGGGATCAAATAAACGTGAGGAAAAAGAGTCAATAATTTTGAATTAGACCACTTACGTGGATGAGACAGCGGGTATATGGTTTGTTCTCGTGTACAGTTTATTGCTAAAATCGCATTCATCTTGAATATTAGACTGGTTTTTATGGTGCTCCCTTCATATAATACTTTTGAGCACTTGTCACATGAATGCTCTAAATTAATAAAGTTGGCAACTGtatagtaattaaaattatcGGTTGTCTCTGCTAATGGTCTGGTTGTTTTGGTGGGgatgtgtccgtctgttgtcACAGCTGGCTGACTAGTAGTTAGTGAGTCTGTAAACGTCTGTCGAGAGGGTGAATTGGCGTTATCGTGTGTCCGATAATGAGTGGTCTGTAGGGGGTGTGGTCTGGTATGTCTAGGTCAACAAACTCTATAGTCTGaattattctgtttgtcagagGGGAAAATTAATGGTAACTCTGGCTAACAAGACTAAACTACGACcaccacacacgcagacacgaGCCtcttctcctctctctcctttctTCTCGGATCGGACTAACGTTGACCCCGATAGCGCTGATGAAAGCATTTATACCGAAACGCGTCCGCTGATATGAGGGGACCGAGAACGAAGAATATATACGACCGAGACACAAGTAACATGTTAAACGGGCAATGGCAACGACCACAATATTCAATGAGAGAAGACGGAAAGCAAAACTGAATGAGTTCAAACACCCAACGTCGACCACCAGAAAAAAACGCCACTACGGTCCTTATGAAACCGCCAACAATCACGGTAATAACCCTAAACGGACCCGAAAGAGCCCGTTGAAACATTGACACCCGACTTTGATCGTACTCAAACTGAACCTGTATTATTTGTATTCGCACACAGATCCTTCCAGACGAACACAAAGAACAACCGACTACGGATACGCCGCCGAAAGAGAAACGCAAATAACAACATACCACCAACCGAGTACCAGCACCACTCGGTAAACGACGAAGACACTATAAACGTGATTAGAAATTCTAATAGTCATGTACACTTACCTGTTATTAATGAGAGTAACGATAGGAATAGATACCATGTTACAAATCGCACTAGAGTCTCGTTCCACCAGCAAAAATTGTCCAAAACCCGTGGATGACACCACCGCTACCGTCGATAGATACGTCGTAAACAGAAGTCATGTTACACTATCACAAACCAAACTAACAGTAATCGACAAGGAACTAACGTACGTACCCACCGAGACAAAACCCAATCGACAACGCTATATCCAAGAATTCGACAATTTCGCCCGAAAACTCAGACTCAGACTGCACACAAACCGTTGGCGAACGACACGAGACAATAACACACGAGACACAAACCACCAAGACACGGAAGAAACCCAGACACTGTCGACCCGACCATTGGGCAGAGAACCACTCACGCCTACGGCACGACACCGTTCAAGAGACGATCCAAATGGGACCCAcccaaaacaaacaacaccgCCCTCGAAGAATATATCGAGAGAACGCGCAGAGTACTAACGGAAGCCAAACCAAAACGGAAAATATTCCCAAATCTCACCAAACAAGAACGCAGCGCCCTAGAACAACTCGGCAAACGCGACGACATAGTCataaagaaagaagacaaggGTTCCATGATCGTCGtcgaagacagacagacatacgccCGCAAAGGCCTCGAACACGTGGATATGTATACAAGACCTAGAAAGGCCTAGAATGGTAGATATGTATGCAAGAGCTTCATCACAGCAACTAAAAGAATCGGCGTTGCCATCGCTTCAAAGCCAGATGAAATTCTTCGCATATTTATAGCAACTACAGCCTTTGGCAATCGATTGCAATGACATCAGGACTGTGCTCTATTGGGGTTGTCCAGCAGATAAAGAGACTTACGTTCAGGAGATGAACGAGCGGGGAGAGATGGTAAACAAAGCCAAGCCATTTTGCAGTATAGAAGAAACGGACGCTTTGTCAAACCATCCATGGCAAACTATGCAAAGAACAGTGTTGTCTGCAGGAGAAAGCTTCTTTTTTGAAGAATTTCTCTTCTGTCCAGAACTATCAACGATTGAGAATGGCTGTCACTGCTGTGATATTTGTGTGCCCAGAGCTGTACTTGTTGTAGCTGTAGTGGAAAGTGAGACATTCTAGATAGGACAACTCACTTGTACATTATATCTTACTGTATTTACATTCTGCTGTATTGTGCTTGATTAGTTGGTGTACAGTCATGAGGTAGTCTTTCCTTCATTGAACTAACAAGATATTAAACACAAATTCACGCATAATGATTTTTTCCCGCAAAATTGAAGGTTGCTAATATGTTCATATCCAaacttatttttaattaaaatactcTAATCACCATAGCATAGAATTTTGTTAGGACTGGTTATTTTTGGTCGATTTGATACGTTTTGTTCATAAAATAACAATACACAAGTACATGAACTGTACACTTTATTTGACTCATCAACAATCAACCCCTCAACAATCAACCCATCAACTCATACATTAATCTTCAACCTAGGCAATTCAAGTCAAGACTTCATTGGCTCTAATCATTACGCTGAACCTACCCATCGTATATGCTTTGCTGTAATAAGTTGTTGTTAATTTGACATACGGTTACTACActacatgtcacgtgacttctagACCTGTTGTCAACGACGTACAGTACTCAGTATAAACCTACCTGTTCCATTTCCTTTGAAAGTATACTGTACACAGCACCAGAAGCAAGAGAAGCCCGTCTAGTGACTTCGTGTGAACAGCCGCAGGAGACCACCCTGGAATTCAAACAAATGACAACGGACGAAGACTGCCGGCTCAAACTGTCTCCGGAACAGACTCACGTAACCAGAAACCTTGCTACATCGGTGTCCACTGTCCTGAAGAATTGAAGATCGAGCGTGTGAACTCGTTCGAAAATGTGTCACCTGGCGGTTGAGTAGAATGTCTGCGAAGACTTAGCATGTTGCACTTCCACCAAATGTACCCTTGCGTCGCGCTACGTAGAGACGAGCAAATGGCCGACAACCCACTAAAACGAGGAGACGGCGTTCCGTACCGCCAAAGTCAACATGCATCAAAATATGCAACTAAATCGAATTATGTCTGTAGAGTAGTGGCCCGGCATATCCGGGGAACAGCAGTTGTGTAGCCGggtactgtacttgtgcaaCGGACGTGAGACTGGAAGTCTAACAGAGTATTACCGTGAGTACACAacactggcgacgaggatggtcGATCAAGAACCACAAGCTAGCAACGGCAGAGCACAGATAGCAGACGCACCCCGTGGACCACTGCTAGGGAAGCCGAGTCGCTACGTTCCGGGAGGAGATTGGCCAAGCTATACGGAACAGATGGATTTCTTCTTCGTGGCTAATGGTGTGTCAAACGCGCAGCACAAGAAAGCAATCTTGCTGACGAATGTTCCCACAGAAACATTCCAATTGATCAAGGACCTGTTGGCGCCAACACCACCTAGCGACGGCGGCGTCACATATGAACAGATCGTACAGGTGGTAAAGGACCACGTCAAGCCCGAACAATCTCCTCTCGTGAGTCGTTATGAATTTGACACTAGGGTGCGTAAATCTACGGAGTCGGTGAGTGATTTTGTCAAAGTCCTCAGGCACCTAGCAGCAAAGTGCAAATTCCACGATGACCAAAGAAATGAGCGTCTCAGAGACAGATTCATAGCGGGTATCAAAGATGATCGGATGTTGAGGACGCTATTAGGAGAGACGTTGACTGACCTTACGTTTGACAAAGCCGTACAACGTTGTGTGGCAATGGAGCAAGCCAGTAGGGATGTGGAGACGCTCAGAGGAGAGGCAGGACTCCAACCACGACCACACGAAGGCACGGTCGGGATGGCTGAGGTTCATCAAATGACAACGGGATCAACCACATGTTATCGATGCGGAGGAGCACATGAAGCCAGAGAGTGTCGATTTAGAACAGCTACATGTTTTCGTTGTCAAAAACAAGGACATGTACAAAGGATGTGCAGGACCAAACCAGGTCCAAGAAAAGAAGTCCAATCTGACAAGGGACCAATTCGGAAGGAAAATAAGAAGAAACCAGCGATGAAATGCCTGGAAGCATGGGAGAAGGAGGAACATAGTGAGAGTGACAGTGacttgtacaacttgttcAGTCTTGGAAGAAACCACGCCATGGAGGTACAGGTGCAAATTGAACGGAAACCCATTGTCATGGAATTAGACACTGGGGCGGCCGTATCAGTCATAAGTCATGAGGAATACAAGAGGAAACTAAGACAGCAGGTCTCCATCAAAGAGACAGATCTGTTGCTGCACACGTATACTGGAGAGACCGTCAAACCAATGGGAGTGTGCACAGTGAACGTAGAACATA from Corticium candelabrum chromosome 12, ooCorCand1.1, whole genome shotgun sequence includes these protein-coding regions:
- the LOC134187689 gene encoding G2/M phase-specific E3 ubiquitin-protein ligase-like — protein: MTQMTAVDDGGPLREFFRLLILETGNVVSIFCGSEGKRVPAHNVLALQRNEYFFVGKCIALSITYGGPGPHFFSKSIARYLCGESITSPELEVPDYEIREKIEKVSKVQTTEQLRVLLDSEELSFRFEFGFSAPNRELNLEDKSDIVKSLSFHYLVYANRAELDQLMDGLQLMQQNSTLFRPLLQLTTIPLLTTSQMLKLFKPVWSELGSNKREEKESIILN